The Coffea arabica cultivar ET-39 chromosome 2c, Coffea Arabica ET-39 HiFi, whole genome shotgun sequence genome includes the window AGGTACTTTTTTCTAACTATCCCTTGAATGCTAGCAAGCACACAGCTTCAGGCTTTCAAACATGGTAGTCTATGGAGCATGATGATCATCTCCTCAAAGGGCGTAATGCTTTGATTAAGAGTGTCCAATCGAATGGGGAGcagaaaaagtcaaaaatgaaGGAACTTGCAAACCTGAACAATCTTTCCAAGGTTGGCAATAGTCTTGAGATGAAGCAAAAGACTATGAGAAGCGagaaggaaattttgaagagttcaaacaacaaggctgcTACCCCTGAGGACCTTACTCCTAATGAAGAATTTTCGAAGGgtacttcatttcatcttccttCAAACATTGTGAAGGCTATTGATCATGATTCTTGCAATTCACATGAGAAGAAGAGTTACGAACTTTTTAATAAGGATGATGAGCAATCCACTAGCACGGACCAACATTGGAAGCGCAAGAAATCCAAGGTAATGACTTTCCCCTTGGATGATATTGGTTTAGATTCTAAAGAACTCTTTAAAAATATTTCGGATATATCTGTGCCTGGTATAAGCCGTGCTAATATTGTAAGGATTCTCCTTGCCTTCTTTAATTTAGCATTTGAAATTTGCTTGTTAATTTCACATTCATGATTTGTCTCATAACGTTTTTCCTACAGTTGGATGGTCAAGActtgatcttcattgatgatggaGAACTAAGCCAAGCATCAGTTGAAGGACCTACTGCATTTGAACTTCTGGACAAACAAGTGGTTAGCTCTACCCAACAAAAGGGTGCTAGTGAGAGTTCCAAAAAGGCAGTAGAGGATGGAAATGTGATTCAGCAAATCACGCCACAGAAGACGGAACATATGACTCCATCGGCAAAAAAGAAACTCAAAGTTTCTGATCCTCCATCGTGGCCAAGGGCACCTCAAGTGTCTGAATTTTGCCCCAAAGTGTGATCTCAACATGCCGTCGATACTATATCCAAATGTTGTGGAATAACTTGAGGGTGATGATATCTCAAACAACCTTGCAGCGCTTGTCTGCGCTTGAAATGAAAGCCAACGAAATCATGGAGGAAATGCAAAGATTCAATGCCACAAATATCTAAAATTTTCAAGACCTTTTAAAGGCTTTCTTTGCAAATGCAGCTCGTTATGTCGCAGTGAAATCTTCTctttcaaacaaaatttcaactgAATCATATGATGAGTTGCTTTCTACGGCCATCTAACATCTTAGAGATGCTCAGAGTAAGGAGAAACAACAAGCGGAAAAGATCTCAACGCATATGCTGAAGCTTAAGGAGATTGATCGCGAGGAAATAGAGTTGAGGAAGCGACTTGAGTTCTTGGATACCCACAAAAAGGAGACGCTTTCACTGCTACGCGAAGAGCAAGATGAGTTTACCTGAGTGTAAGGCGTAATGGTCGACTTACAAAATGAAGTTCGAAAGATTGAGAATTTCCCGCCCTTACTTACTGAGGAAAGTCAAACTTTGGACAAGATGCAAGCATTACTTGAAAACAACCGAAAGGAGTTGTCGTCATTTGAATTCTAGGAATAGTTGTCATCTTTTActttgtttcaaatttcatcttttGTTAATTGCTCAAAGCGTGTAGTTATGAGTACAAGCACTTCATaataaaacttgattttttttcttttcatcacaTTCTTGCAGACGTTCTCGTCTTTACTTGCTCTTTCGATAGCCACCATTTTAGACTATCAACTGTAGTATGAACAATTCCATCTTTGCATAGTTTTGATCACACTTGAAAAGGTAATTATCCAAATAATTTGGTAATCCAAATAATTTGGTAATCTGAATAATACATTTTCAAGTATATGTCACAAAATAATTCGAACTGTCCTAAAGATGAACcttctctcttattttttatcaaaagaaTCATCCGGACAAAGACTTTAGTTTTATAAGGTTGTAACTGAACTTAAAAGTTGCCCTCTAAATTGCCTATGTATCCCAAAAGAGAATCAAGTCACACGTAATTTCTACCGTTCACAATTTAAACTCTTGCGGGTCAGGAGTATTCTtttgtttaccaccttagaTTTGGTGGAGTATTTCAGCAGTTTAACCACGTGCTACACTATTGATGGTTGTTAtccacagttttagctcatgcgGGTCTGGAGCAACATGCAGTTTCAACTCATGCGTCATGGAGTAATTTTTTATGTCAGTTTTAGCTCATGCAGTTCGATGTTAGTTCTCTTACGTTGCTCCTCAGGTAATTTTTGATACTTGAGATAATCAACGAGGGATTGTCTCCAATCTTCTTTGTTAATTTCATAAGTTGAGACTACATGAGCGTCGCCTCCTTcaacatcttcatcatcaactAGTAACGGGACTATCCACTTTTGACATACCCAAACTTGTATCTCATGATTCGGGATGGTAAGTGAAGAGGCTAGCACAGCTAATGCGTCAGCTTGCTTATTTTCTCTTCTAGGAACATACTTAATACTTGCACCTCCAATCCGCCTCATAAGTCGCGTTGCATATTTGTGATATGGAATAAACTCGGCCTTTTTGACTTCATAACTTCCCAAAAGTTAGTTAACCATTAATTGAGAGTTACCATAGATTTGAATGTCCAACTGTTCTATATCGAAAGCTATTTCAAGTCCGAGTATGAGAGTTTGGTACTCAGCGATATTGTTTGAACAATGTTGATTTAGAGTAAAAGAGAATAGCAATATCCCTCCATCAGGAGTTACGAATACAATCCCCGCTCCAACCCCATGACGATGAGCAGCACCATCAAAATACATTCTCCATGGTGGGCGAATCTCAATAAAGAGTACATCCTCATCTGGTAAGTCATCACTTAACTCCCATTCAGCAGGTATCGGGTGATCAGCAAGAAAATCTACCATAACTTCTCCTTTTATAACTTTTTGAGGCACATAAATAATCTCAAACTGTTGTAGCTGAAGATACCATCTAGCTAAACGGTCGGATAATACTGGCCTACTCATCACATACTTTATGGGATTCGCCCTGGAAATGAGCCTCACATTATGTGCTTGAAAGTAATGTTTTAACTTCTGTATTGCAAAAATAAGAACTAAACACAACTTTTCAATCGGCGAATAGTTTAGTTCGTTAGGGGTCATCATTCTGCTTAAATAATAAAGGGCAACCTCttttccttcattattttcttgcGTAAGCAATGCCCCCACTGACCGTTCTTGGGTAGCAATATAAAGAAGCAATGGCTTTCCATGAATAGGTGCAGGCAAAACAGGTGCTTTCATAAGATAAAACTTAATGCTATTGAATGCATTACTACAGTCTCATCCCATTGAAATGACACATCTTTCTTCATCAAGCGACTAAATGGTTGACACCTTCCTGCCAAATTTGAGATAAATCTCCGCAGATAAGCTAATCGCCCTTAAAGACTTTTCAATTCATGAATGTCACAAGGTTCAGGCATTCTCAATATAACATCAATTTTGGCCTGATCAATTTCAATACCCCGATGGCGAGCCATAAAATCAGGAAATTTTTCAGACGTGACTCCAAATGCACACTTGAGAGGGTTCATTTTGAGTTGATACGTTCTCAACTGATAAAAAATTTGTCTCAAGTCCTCCAagtgattatttttttttatttaacgaTTAAATCATTCATATAACGCTCGATATTTTTATGAAACATGTCGTTAAAGATGCTTTGCATTGTTCTTTGATATGTCGCTCCAACATTTTTGAGACCAAAGGGCATTACTTTATAACAATAAATACCCTTAGGAGTACGAAATGCAGTGAGCTTCTCATCCTTCGGTGCTAATCGAATTTGATTATATCCAGAAGAGCCATCTATAAATGACAGAACTTCATGCCCAGTAGTTGCATCAATCATGAGATCAGTGATCGGtaaaggaaaatcatctttaggacaaGTATTGTTAAGAACTCTGAAATCGACGCAGATGCAGATTTGCCCATTCTTCTTTCGCACAGGTACGATACTTGAAATCCATGTGGGATATTTAACTTCACGAATAAACCAAGTCTCAATAAGTTTATTGACTTCAATTTCGATCAATGTAATCAAATCGGGTCTAAACCGCCGTTGTGCTTGCTTCACAGGTCGAACTCTCTTTTTAACAGCCAAATGATAGACGATCACTTTTGGGTCTAAACTTGGCATTTCCTTATAAGCCCATGCAAAAACATCTTGATACTCCCGCAAGAGTTCAATGTATGCCTTTTCTTCGTCAGGGTTCAATAAAGCACTTATGTATATTGGACGCGGGTCCTCTGAAGTACCAAGATTAATTTCCTTTAGATCATCCACAGTGGCTTTAACACCTTTTTTCATTTCAGGTGGAGCGTTTTcagcatcttcttctttttcaggAGAGTCACTGTCAATTAGGGTTATATGATTGCATAAAACAACACtctcttcatcattttcttttggtCTTGTGTACACCACGGTATGCTTCCTGACCCTCAACTCAGTTCCACACTTTATTACTAGGTCTGTGCATCTTCTCATTCTCGATGGAATAATGCTACCAAATTTATGAGAACAATCAGAAGGTTCTTCAAGATTTTGCAATAACTTTGCCATTTTTCCCTTACTCTTATGAGAGTTTTgaggtttttgttttctttgcgtTCCTAACCTCTTAAAAACAGATACCCGCGGAGCTTTATTCTCCTTTTtgtgaaaagtttgaaatttaCCGGATATTTGAGAAGACTCATCCTCCATAGCAATATATTGGCTGCTAGCTCTGTTGATCTTGATGCGGATTGGTATAGGGAAGGAATAGCCAAGATCAAATTTGGGATTTTCAAAGGcatatcctttttcttttaacaTATTTTGGGTATGATTCAACCCATGCATCATGTCACTAGTGGATTGACAGGACGGAACATTTGACACAGCAAATTCTTTGAGATCGTATCCAACCTTAGCGAGAAGCTTATAAGCAATGGGATCAAAATCTTTTTTGATTCTTGATTTTGGTATGGTGTCTTGTTCGACTTCAGATTCTTTGGTTAAAAGATTAGACCTTTTAAGTGGAGGAAATGACGCCTTCTTTGTATCAAGATGAACTACCGGAAGAGTCAAACCTTTTAGAGGATCATGTTGAATTGCAGGTGACTGTCCCTGTTCCATTCTTGACTTAGGAGGATAGCGAAAAATAACTGATTCATTGTTTGGCAATGaaacatcagtttcttcatgaatttcctcttttGATTTCGAATTTATCGCTTTCTCCCCTTTTGCCCTCGACGATTTGGGGTTCTGGATTTTATCCATAGATAGAGGTTGTTCAGACTTATCCTTCGC containing:
- the LOC113727441 gene encoding uncharacterized protein, yielding MEHDDHLLKGRNALIKSVQSNGEQKKSKMKELANLNNLSKVGNSLEMKQKTMRSEKEILKSSNNKAATPEDLTPNEEFSKGTSFHLPSNIVKAIDHDSCNSHEKKSYELFNKDDEQSTSTDQHWKRKKSKLDGQDLIFIDDGELSQASVEGPTAFELLDKQVVSSTQQKGASESSKKAVEDGNVIQQITPQKTEHMTPSAKKKLKVSDPPSWPRAPQVSEFCPKV